The sequence below is a genomic window from Montipora capricornis isolate CH-2021 chromosome 14, ASM3666992v2, whole genome shotgun sequence.
gttttaaaatgctcagtttttctgtaaTGCAaccgtcttttagtttttccgatataaaaatcattgcagtcccaACAGGCATACATATATATAAACAAAATCACTAAAGATTGTATATACACAGTTGTATATGCAGTTGTATATACAGtcttagccatttggccacggctAAGTCTATCTTTGTattaaaggaaagaaagatttaatgcgacaggagtgctttgaaaaatcacTCTAAGGTCAATGCACCAGTAAAATTCACGAGTGACCTGTGAAAAGTGACCTGTACTTTAAACCTGTCGGGAACTTTGTTCCTGTTTGAGTTGCAGTTGTGCATTCGAGTTATTAGCAATCTATCTCTagtgattttgtttgtttgtttgattttgttgctATAACAACTTTTTAATGTTTACCTAAAACTGTAATGGTATAGTTAGTTTGTTTAAAAATTCTTCATCGTAaatggaataattttttttatgtgaaaaaaaaaacatgagtgcaaataaacaatatgTCACGAGTAAAGTTTTACAGTTAATGTAGGGGCGCTTTATCGGATAGGTAAATGTCATTCATAGAGATCTAACAACATCGAACCAGTGGTTCCATATGGAAGCGAGACTCGGACTTCTTCATCGCAACCAAATAAGAAATCTAATAGGCACCCCGCTCAGTCGCATGGGATGAAGGAAATCAACAGCCCGGAGGGGTGGGGAGATGAAAAACCCTGATTGCTGACGTGACCTTAGGCTTGCGTGACGTTAGATAACATTCTCCAGTCGATTTCGGTCACAATGGAACAAGTTGGATACTTCAGATCTCCAGTTGGGATTTACAAAATAACGGCTGATGATTGTGGCCTTACAAGTTTGACTCTTCAAGAAGCAACGGAAAATGCTCCCGACCTGAGCGAACAAGATAATAATCCGAGGAAACTATCTGGAAGCCACGGTTCTTCGCGGCACATCAGAGAATGTATCGCGTGGTTGGAAACTTACTTCTCAGATTTTTCTTCGCTAGAGGAAgctaagattccagatattaaCACCCGAGAACATGAAAGTAAACCGTTTTGCCGGAAGGTGTGGGAAATCCTGAAAGATCGAGTGAAAGCCGGAGAGATAGTAACCTATGGACACCTtgccaaaatggcgggaaaTCCTAAAGGGGCAAGAGCTGTTGGATTCGCCATGAAGAGTAATCCTATCTCAATTATTGTTCCCTGCCATAGAGTGGTGAAAAGTGGAGGAGGCCTTGGAAATTACAGTTCCCCAAACGGAGTGACCACAAAGAAATGGCTTCTGCAGCACGAGAACGCTATCAGCAGAAACTGACAATTATGTACGTACGAAAGGGAGGCCTAGTAGGGGTAGGGCTGGGAGTTGGCTTGGTTGTGGTAGAGTGAACACAGAGTGACTGTCAATGTGATGCCAGCTTAAATGTGGAAAATAAATCTGAACTTTGATACTTGGCAAATAACGATGTTAATTTAATCTTGCAACGAAATAAATTGCGCGCATTGACCACTACCCGACCACTACCCGACCACTACCCTGTCCGTCATATGCTATATGACGTATCCTTGTACGTGGCAAACCCGTATGCAGAATGTAGATATTCGTGGCCGTCGAAAGTTATCAACACAAAATGCTCTCAAGCCTACAAAAGAACTGGTTTTTGATCGGGATAGTTGTAGTGATATCCTTAGCGAGACTTGCACCAGATATAGGCGCCAAAGGAGGAATTCTTAAGCCAGAAATCACCGTTAAATATGTAGCTGTATCCACTATCTTTCTCAACAGTGGATTGTCGCTGAAGACCGAGGAACTAAGGAGCGCCTTTGGCCATTATCGATTACACATTTTTGTTCAGAGCTTTACATTAGCTTTTGCTCCAGGAGTTTTTTCCTTACTTGAACGGATGTTACAGTTTACGAGCTTAAACAAATGGCTTCTCAAAGGT
It includes:
- the LOC138032583 gene encoding methylated-DNA--protein-cysteine methyltransferase-like; protein product: MEQVGYFRSPVGIYKITADDCGLTSLTLQEATENAPDLSEQDNNPRKLSGSHGSSRHIRECIAWLETYFSDFSSLEEAKIPDINTREHESKPFCRKVWEILKDRVKAGEIVTYGHLAKMAGNPKGARAVGFAMKSNPISIIVPCHRVVKSGGGLGNYSSPNGVTTKKWLLQHENAISRN